Within Deltaproteobacteria bacterium, the genomic segment CCTCGGGATCAGCACCCGGGCGTCGACGGCGAAGGGCAGCGACCAGAACTCCCGCTCGCCGACCAGGTGGTGGAGCGGCACGCGCGCCGCCCGGCGGGCGACCAGCCGCTCGAAGCGAGCCGCGACCTCCTGGAGCAGCGGCTCGCGGGCCCGGGCAATCACGTCCGTACGGCTCGTCCCGAGCGCGTGCGCGAGGAGCACCTCCGCGTCGGGCCGCGGCTCGGGCACCCCGGCCGTCCCGAGCTGCTCGATGGCGGCCGCGAGCGCCGCTCCGGCGCTCGTCATCCGGCGGCCTCGAGCGCCTCGGCCTGCTGGCGTGTGGTGAGGGCGTCGATGATGGCGTCGAGCTCACCGTCGAGCACGCGCTCGAGCGTGTGCAGCGTCAGGCTCGCGCGGTGGTCGGTCACGCGGCTCTGCGGGAAGTTGTAGGTGCGGATCTTCTCGGAGCGGTCGCCCGAGCCGACCATGGCGCGACGGCTGGCGGCAATCTCCGACTGCTGCTCGTGCCGCGCGCGCTCGAGCAGGCGGGCGCGGAGGATCTTGAGCGCCTTCGCCTTGTTCTTGTGCTGCGACTTCTCGTCCTGGCAGGTGACGACGAGCCCGGTCGGCAGGTGGGTCACGCGCACCGCCGAGTCGGTCGTGTTGACGCTCTGGCCGCCCGGCCCCGAGGAGCGGAACACGTCGATGCGGAGCTCCTTGTCGGCGAGGTCCACCTCGACGTCCTCCGCCTCGGGCAGCACCGCCACGGTCACCGCCGAGGTGTGGATGCGGCCCTGCGTCTCCGTCACCGGGACGCGCTGCACGCGGTGCACGCCGCCCTCGAACTTGAGCCGGCTGTAGGCGCCCTTGCCTTGCACGAGGGCGATGACCTCCTTGAACCCGCCGAGACCCGTCGGGCTCGAGGAGAGCACCTCCACCCGCCAGCCCTGCCGCTCGGCGTAGCGGCTGTACATGCGAAACAGCTCGGCGGCGAAGAGACTCGCCTCCTCGCCGCCCGTGCCGGCGCGGATCTCGAGCACCACGTTGCGCTCGTCGTTCGGGTCGCGGGGCACGAGGAGCCGCTTGAGCGTCGCGTCGAGCTCCCCGAGACGCTCCTCCAGCCCCGGCAGCTCGCCACGCGCCAGCTCGCGCAGCTCCTCGTCCTTCCCGTGCGCCAGCTCGCGGTGCTCGGCCACCTCGCGGGCGACGCGCTGCCGCTCACGCCAGCAGCCGACGGTCTCCTCGAGCTGCGCGCGCTCGCGGGCGAGCTTGGCGAACTCCCGGCGGTTGGCGATCACCCGGGGGTCCGACACGAGGCGCTCGAGCTCTTCGTATCGACGCTCGATGTCCGCCAGGCGCTCGAACATCGCGCTCAGGTCCCGGCGCCTGCCCGGCCGGAGGGCACGGGACTACGCGGGCTGCGAGCCGGGAGTGCCCTTGATGCCGTACTTGCGCTGGAAGCGCTCGACCCGGCCGGCGGTATCGACGAGCTTCTGCTTGCCCGTGAAGAACGGATGGCACGCCGAGCAGATCTCGACGTGGATCTGGGGCACGGTGGAACGGGTCTCGATGACATTGCCGCAGGCACAGACGATCTTGGCCTTGTCGTACCGCGGATGAATGCCTTCCTTCATGGGGAGGCCAGCACCATAGCAGCGGGGTCCGATGCGCGCAACGCGCGGCCGTCGCACGCCCGTGGGGGCAACTCACCCCTCCCCGATCCAGCGGTCGAACCAGGCGTCGAGCATCTCGACCACCGCCGCCCGCTCGGCCGGCGGCTCGTTCAGCAGCTCGTGGTAGTAGCCGCGCAGCATGACCAGCTCGTGCACGCAGGTGAGATGAGCGGCGACCTCGGCGGCCGCCGTGGGGTCGACGATCCGGTCGGCGTCGCCCTGGAGGATCAGGAGCGGCGGGCTGAGCCGCGCCGCCTCCGCGCGCACGACCGCCTGCGCGGCGAGCACGGCGCGGTAGAAGCCGGCGCTCGCCCGCCGGTGCACGAGGGGATCGGCGACGTACGCCGCGCCCACCGCCGGGTCGCGCGACAGGAGCCGTTCGTCGAGGTTCGAGCGCAACCCGACGCCGGGCGCCACCCGCCCGAGCGACAGGGCGATCATCTGCAACGAGCGCGGCGCGGCGTCCGGCACGCGGAAGGCGGGCGCTGAAAGCGCCCCGGCGCGCATCGTTTCCGGGTGGCGTAACAGATACAGGAACGCGATGAGGCCGCCCATGCTGTGGCCGAAGAGGAGGCGCGGCACGCCCGGCCACCAGCCCTCTGCGAGGTCCGCGAGCGTGCGGAGATCGGCCACGAACTCGGCGAACGTCCGGCAGTGCCCGCGGGGCCCGCCCGACCGTCCGTGCCCACGATGATCGACCGCTGCCGCCGCGAACCCGCGTCCGGTGAGATGTGCGACGAACTCGCGGTAGCGCCCGAGGTGCTCCGCGTACCCGTGCGCGATCAGGACGACGCCGCGCGGGGGGCGGGGCGCGGGAGCGGACCGCTGATAATAGATCTGGACCCCGCCGGCACCGGCGAAGGTCCCGTCCATCCCGCCGGTCACGCGGGCGCCGGCTGGCTCCGCACGCGCGCCACCGCGTCCCGCCAGCCCTGGTAGAGCGCGTCGCGCGCGTCGGGCGCCATGCGCGGCCGGAAGCGTCGGTCGATCCGCCGGGCGCGGGAAAGGTCCGCCTGCGAGCGCCAGAAGCCCGTCGCCAGGCCGGCGAGAAAGGCGGCGCCCATGGCCGTCGTCTCGACCACGCGCGGCCGGTCGACCGGCACGCCCAGCACGTCGGCCTGGAACTGCATGAGGAAGTCGTTGGCCGCCGCCCCGCCGTCCACCCGGAGCGCCCGCAGCGACTCGCCGGCATCGGCCGCCATGGCGTCGGCGACGTCGCGCGTCTGGTAGGCGAGCGCCTCGAGCGCCGCGCGCACGACGTGGGCGCGCGTCACGCCGCGCGTGAGGCCGAGGAGCGCGCCCCGCGCGCCGGCGTCCCAGTGCGGGGCGCCGAGGCCGACGAAGGCCGGGACGAGGTAGACGCCGAGGGTCGAGTCGACGCTCTTCGCGAGCCGCTCCGACTCCGCGGCGCGCTTCACGAGCCCGAGGCCGTCGCGCAGCCACTGGATGGCCGCGCCGGCGATGAAGACCGAGCCCTCGAGCGCGTAGGCCGGGGCGCCGGCGGCGTCGCAGGCGACGGTGGTGAGCAGCCCGTGCTCCGAGGCGACCGGCCGGGCACCCGTGTTCAGGAGGAGAAAGCAGCCCGTCCCGTAGGTGTTCTTCGCCATCCCCGGCTCGACGCAACCCTGGCCGAAGAGCGCCGCCTGCTGGTCGCCCGCGATGCCGGCGATCGGGATCGGCGCGCCGAGGACGTCGGCCGTCGTGGTGCCGAACTCGCCGCTCGACGGCCGCACGACGGGCAGCACGGCCGTCGGCACGTCGAGGAGCGTGCACATCTCCCCGTCCCACGCACGCGCGTGGATGTCGTAGAGGAGCGTGCGCGAGGCGTTGGTCGGGTCGGTGGCGTGCACTGCCCCGCCCGAGAGCTTCCACACCAGCCAGGAGTCGATCGTGCCGAAGCAGAGCTCGCCCTCGGCCGCGCGCTCGGCCGCCCGTGCGACGTTCTCCAGCAGCCAGCGCAGCTTGGTGCCGGAGAAGTAGGGGTCGAGGACGAGGCCCGTCTTCTGGCGCACGCGGGCCTCGAGGCCGCGCGCTCTCAGCTCCTCGCAGAGCGGCGCCGTGCGGCGGTCCTGCCAGACGATTGCCCGATGCACGGGGCGGCCCGTGCGGCGGCTCCAGAGGACCGTCGTCTCGCGCTGGTTCGTGATGCCGAGCGCCCGGACGTCGCGGCCGCGCGCGCCCGCCCGCCGGCACGCCTGGCGCAGCACGCGAAGCGTCACCTGCCAGATCTCCTCCGCATCGTGCTCCACCCACCCGGGCCGCGGATAGTGCTGCGTGAACTCGGAATAGGCGCGGCCGACCACGCGCCCCAGGCGGTCGAAGACGAGCACGGTCGACCCCGTCGTGCCCTGATCGACCGCGACGACGTAGGGCATCCCTAGCCGAGGAAGATCGCGCGGCGGCGGCGCACACCCTCGCTCACCAGCGCCTGCAGGCGCTCGCGCACCTGGTCGCGGACGCGCAGCACGGTCCGCGGATCGCGCGCCGCTTCGGGCGGGTGCTGCGCGGCGACGTCGAGGGGCTCGCCCACGTGGAGCGTCCACTTGGTCGGCAGCGGCAGGAGGCCGGCGGGCCCGAGCCAGGGGAAGGTCGGCGTGATGGGGAGGGTCGGGAGGCCGAGCCAGCGCCCGACGGTGTCCAGGCGCCAGAGCACGGGCTGGCTCTCCTCCGTGCCGACGACCGCCACGGGGATGATCGCCGCGCCGGTCTCGAGCGCGACGCGCGCGAAGGCGGCGCGCCCAAAGCCCGCGAGACGGTACCAGCGACGCCGGCTCTTGGCGCATGCCTCGCGTCCCTCGGGCTGGACGATCACGGCCTCGTCGCGCTCGAGCAGGCGCCGCATCACGCCCGGCGTGGCGCGGAGCGCGCCGAGGGCGCTCCCGAGACGCAGCCGGACCACCCAGTCGTCGACCAGCGGCCACGCCATGCGGCCGGCCGGATGGTCGATGGCGAGCGCCACCGCGACCATGAGCGCCTCGTAGGGGAGCAGGATCCCGGCGCGATTGACCACTAGCAGCACCCGGCCGCGTGCCGGTACGCGCTCGAGCCCCACCGTGTCGACCCGCCACCACAGCCGGTAGAACGTGCGCAGCAGCGTGGCGCCGACCAGGTCGGCGCCGAGGCCGCGGCGCAGGCTCGCATACGCCGCGAGCAGCTCGTCGAGCGCGGCCTCGAGGGCCTGGCGGCCGGCTCGCCCCGGAGTCGCGTGCCCGGCGAGCGCCGCATCGATCTCGCGCTCGAGCGCGCCGAGCCGGTCGCCCAACAGCCGCCCGGCGGGCGCCGCCGGCGCGTGACGCACGCGCCGTTCGCGCACGACACGCAGGTGCCGCATCGCGGACTCGGACAGAGGGCTCGCCGGCTCGCGGCGATCGCGCTCGTCCGGTCGATCGGCGTCGGACACGTGGGAAAGCTAGGAGACGCCCAGGCGCGTGTCAAATTGGACGGCGTGCAAATTGACACTTCGCGCGCGCCGCAGCTATGACCGTGACGTGCCGGCCCGCCTGCCGCTCGCCGCCCAGCGACTGGTGATCGTCACGGGCAAGGGTGGCGTCGGCAAGAGTGCCGTGACCGCCGCTCTCGCGCGCGCCGCCGCCGGTGCAGGGCGGCGGGTGCTCGCGGTGGAGGTGGCGCGCGGCGGCCTCGGTCCGCTGCTCGGCGGGCGCCCGCTCGGGTCGGCCCCCGTGCTCGTCGCCCCCAGGCTCCGGGCGACGGCGCTCGAGCCCGAGGAGGCGCTCGGCGACTTCGTGCACGGCATCCTGCGCTTCCGCGTGCTGGCCCGCCGCCTGCTCGAGAGCACGTCGTTCCAGGTCCTCGCCGCGGCGGCGCCGGGGCTGCCGGAACTCCTGGTGCTGCACCGGCTGCTCGGCTGGGTGGAGGAGCGCCGGCTCGGCCGGCGCGCCTACGATCTCGTGCTCGTCGACGCGCCCGCGTCGGGCCACTCGCTGCCGCTCCTCGCCGCGCCACGTACCCTCGGGACGCTCGCGCGCTTCGGCCCGGTCGCCCAGGTGCTCACGAAGATCCGTGCGCTCCTCACCGATCGCTCCCAAACGCTCGTCTGTCTTGTGACCACCCCCGACGAGCTCGCCGTGCGCGAGACGATCGAGCTGCACCGCGAGCTTGCCGGACCGCTCGGACTGCCGGTCGCGCCGCCGATCGTGAACGCGCTCCCGCCGCGCCGCTTCGGTGCCGGCGACGAAGCAGCGCTCGCACGCCTGGAGGCCGCCGACGGCGAGCACCCCTATCTCGCCGCCGCCCGCTACCAGCTCGAGCGGCGGCGCCGCGCGCTCCGCCAGGTCACCGCGCTTCGCCGGGCGCTTCACACCTCCGCCGTGTCGCTGCCCTTCCTGTTCGCCGGGCCGGAGGCGCCAGGAGGTATGGCGCGCCTGGCTGCCGATCTCGCGGCGGCCGCGGGCCTGGCGGCGTGAGCCGACGATGACGCTCGACGGGATGCTCGCGGGGCGGCGCATCGTCTTCTGCGTCGGCAGCGGCGGCGTCGGCAAGACGACCACCGCGGCGGAGCTCGCCGTCGAGACGGCGCGGCGCGGACGGAAGACCGCCGTGCTGACGGTCGATCCCGCACCGCGCCTGAAGGACGCCCTCGGCCTCGACGCGCTCGATGCGCGCCCGCGGCGGGTCCCGCTCGGCGCGGGCGTCCATCTCGACGCCGTCCTCCTCGACGTCCGGCGCACCTTCGACGAGGTCGTCCGCGGGCTGGCGGCGACGCCCGAGCAGGCGAGCGCGGTGCTCGAGAACCGGCTCTACCAGAACCTGTCGGGCACGCTCGCGGGCACCGCCGAGTACACGGCGGTGGAGACCGTCTTCCGCCTGGCCGACGAGGGGGGCTACGACCTCCTGGTCGTCGACACGCCGCCCGCGCGCCACGTGGTCGACTTCCTCGACGCGCCGCGCCGGCTGCTCGCGCTCCTCGACTCGCGCGCCTTCGCGATCCTGAAGGACCCGAGCGTCATCCTGCCGGCGGCGGGCTCGCGGCTCGCGCATCTCGTGCTGAGCGCGGTGCTGCGCGGCCTCGAGCGCTTCACGGGTCTCCAGCTGGTCCGCGAGGTGGGGGACTTCGTGCGCGCCATCGAGGCGTTGACGGACGCGCTGCGCGCACGGGTCTCCGCCGCAGACGCGCTGCTGCGCGCCGAGGGCACGGCGCTCGTCCTCGTGACTGCGCCGGAGCCCCGGCTGGTGGACGAGAACGCCCGGCTCGCCCACGCGCTCGCCGGGCTCGGCCTGCCGATCGGCGGCATCATCGTGAACCGCATGCTGCCGCGCGCGCTGTTCGCGCCCGGCGCGCCACCGCCGCCCGATGGCCTCCCCCCCGCGCTCGTCGCGCGCCTGCGGCGCGCGCACGCCGAGCTCGCCACCCTCGCCGCGCGCCAGGAGGCCGTCCTCCAGCCGCTCGTCGACGGCGCCGGCGCGCCCGTGCTGGCCGAGGTCCCACTGCTGCCGGGCGACCTCGGCTCGCTCGCCGACCTGGGCGTGATCGCGCGGCACCTCTTCCCCGCCCCGGCCGCCGCCCCACCCTCGGCCGGCCGGCTTGGCCGCTGATGCCGGCTACTCCTGCGCCTCATGCCGCGTCGCGCCGGCGGGCTTGCGGCTCGTCCGCCGCCGCGGCTTGGTCGCCAGGAGGCGGTCCACCTTGAGGTTCAGGTTGACCAGGCTCCCCTGGATGGCCTCGAGCCTGGTGGCGATGCGGGCCAGGTCGGCACGGGAAGGGAGGTTCAGCAGGCCGAGCACGGTCTGGACGTTCCGGTCGACGCGTCCCTTGGCCTCGAGCGCCGCCTGCACGGCGCGCCCGAACGCCTCCGTGAAGCGCGGACTCGCGAACAGGGTCGCGGCGAGCGTCCCGAGCGCTTCCCCACCGAGGCTGCACAGTCGCCTGACGATCACCCTCTCTCCAGGACGCGTAGCGCCCGTATCCGCTGCACGCGAAGCGGCCGTGTCGGCGGGACGTGAAGCGTTGAAGTATAGAGACGCGTTCTCGAAAATCAAAGACTGGCGGCGAGGAAGCATATGACCGCCGCCGTCTTCCTCTCCTACTGGACCGGCCTGCGCTTCGTCGCGCCGGACCTCGACCCCGCCGCGCTCGTCGGGACGGCGCTTGCGCTGCACGTGTGCGACGCGATCATGTGCCGGCTCTTCGCGCACAACAACGGCTACCCGAAGACCCTGTGGACCGGGCTCGGCCTGGTCGCGGGGCTCTGGGCGGTCGCCGTCCTGATCCTGCTGCCGCGCCGCGGCGGGGCCCCTCCCCCGCCCGGGCGCCTGCCGTGAGAGTCTGTGCCGCTCAGCGGCCGGGGGAGCGCACGCCGCGGTCCTCGGCGATCACCGAGGCGACGGCGCTCGCCTCGCCGTGGCTGAGCGCGACGAGCCAGCGACGGATGCCCCGGCGGCGGGCGATGGCTGCGGCACGGCCGTGCAGGACGAGCGCCGGCGGGCCGGTCGGCGGCCGTACCACCTCGACGTCGAGCCATCGAACGCCGTCCGTCAAGCCTGTCCCGAGCGCCTTCATGGCCGCCTCCTTGGCGGCGAAGCGCGCCGCGTAGCTCGCGAAGCGACCCCGTCGCCGCTGCTCGCAGTACGCCTGCTCGGCCGGCGTGAAGATGCGGGCCTTGAAGCGCTCGCCGGTCGGCCGCTCCAGCGCCCGACGGATGCGCGCGATGTCGCAGACGTCGACACCGACCCCGACGACCACGGCTCCCTCAGCACGCGCCGCAGGTGTGGCAAGTCGCGGTGTCGCAGGGCGGCGTCTCGATCTCGGCGAGAGCCTTTCGCCGCTCGGCGGCGAGGTAACGCTTGTCCACCGAGTGATCGATGAAGTCCCACGGCAGCACGGCGTCGAGCGGATACGACCGGTGGACGAAGCGATCGGGGTCGACGGTCTCGCTCCCGCCGCCGCGGAGCCGCCTGAGCGTCGGCCACCAGGCGTCGGGCTCGGCCGCCAGACGCTCGAGGATCGCCGCCGTGCGCCGGTCGCCGCGCGAGAGCAGGGTCTGGAGATACGCCTCGCGCGGGCTCTCGACCTCGACCTGCACGCCCGGCATGGCGGCGAGCGCCCGGCCGAGTGCGGCGAGCTTCGCCCGGAGCGAGGGAATGGCCTCCATCGACTCCCACTGGAAGGGCGTCCACGGCTTCGGGACGAAGGGGTTGATCGAGACGAGGATGCGGCCGACCCGCGGCCGCCCGCCGGCCGCGAGACGCGCCCGCACCTTGGCGGTCAGGTCGACGATGCCGGCCACGTCCGCGGCGGTCTCCGTCGGCAGGCCGACCATGAAGTAGAGCTTCAGGCTCTCGACCCCGCTGCCGACCAGCCACTCGGCCGCGCGCAGGATCTCGGACTCGGTCAGGTTCTTGTTGACCACGCGCCGCATCCGCTCCGAGCCGGCCTCGGGCGCGACCGTGACCGAGCGGTTCCCGTTCCGGCCGAGCGCTGCGGCCAACGCCGGGGTGATCATGTCCGCCTTGAGCGAGGACGGCGACGCGCGGCCGCCCGCCTCGGCGACCTGCTGGCAGAGCGCCGCTACGCCGGGCAGGCTCGCCATCTCGGCGCCCACCAGGCCGATCGTCCTGCGCTCCTGAAGGCCGCGGGCAACGCTCGCGCGGAGCGTCCCGAGGCTCCGGTAGCGGACCGGCCGGTACATGAACCCGGCCGCACAGAACCGACAACCCCACTCGCAGCCGCGGCTCGTCTCGACCAGGTACATGTCTCCGAACACGGCCTCGGGGGCCAGCACCTCGGAGTTGGTCGCGAAGCGATCGAGGTCGGCGACGAAGCGCCGGCGGACGCGCCCGTCCCCGGCACCGTGGTAGCTGACCGCGACCAGGTCGCCCTGCTCGTCGTACACCGGCGCATGGCGGTCCGGCCGGTACACCCCCGCCACGGCCTCCGTCCGCTCGAGGATCGCCTCGCGGCCGAGGGGACCCGCAAGGGCGCGGTCGAGGAACTCGCCCAGCATCTCCTCCGCCTCGCCGATCAGGAAGAGATCGACGAACTCGGCCAGCGGCTCGGGATTGAGAAACGTCGCCGGCCCCCCTGCGATGACCAGCGGCGTGCGCGGGCCGCGCTCCCGACTCCGGAGCGGAATACCGGCCAGACGGAGACAGTGGAGGACGTTCAGGTAATCGCTCTCGAACGAGATCGAGAACGCCACCACGTCGAAGTCGCCGACGGAGCGGTCCTGCTCGAAGGACCGCAGCGTACGCGGCCACGCGGCGCGCTCGCCGTCGGCCAGGAAGGCCCGGTCACAGGCGACGCGCGCATCCTCGGACAGGAGCCGGAGCACGGCCTGGAAGCCGAGGTTCGCCATCCCGACCGGATACGTGTTCGGGTAGACCAGACACACCGACAGCGGACCGCTCGGGCCCGGAGCGAAGAGCCTGCGCTCCGCGGCCAGGCGGGCGAGACGGCGGTCGTCCAGTCGAGGCATCGTCAGGGGTCGATACTGCATACTCTCGGCCCCCGTCCGCCTCAAGCCAACACCCCGCTGCCGCGCCGCTCGCCGGGGCGAGCCCACGGCGAGCACCGAAAGTGACCGGTGCGCCGGCAGCGCGCCGGGACGGGAAGGGAGACCGCCGTCTGCCGGCCGAAGTCGAGTCTGCCGGCGCCCGAGGAGCGGCCCTGCGCAAGCGCCCGGGCGGCTTGCCGCCGTAATGGGGATGTAATACCGTTGGCCCATGGCGATCGTCACCGCGTCCCGTCTGACGAGCAAGTACCAGGCGACGATCCCCGTCGAGGTGCGGCGGGTGCTGCGCCTCAAGCAGGGCGATGCCGTCCAGTTCGAGATCGACGGCGAGCGCGTGACGCTGCGGCGTCAGACCGCGTCGGATCGTACCTACCTGCGCGGGGTGGAGGCCAACCTCTCGGAGTGGAACTCGCCGTACGACGACGAGGCGTATGGCGACCTATGAGCCGTGGAGTGTGGTGGTCGTGCCCTTCCCGTTCGTGGACCGGCGACAGACAAAGCGCCGCCCTGCCGTGGTGCTCTCGCCGGAGCGGTTTCAGGCCGAGCACCAGTGCTCCGTGCTCGCCATGATCACGGACGCCCGCAACCCTCGCTGGCCGTCGGACGTGCCGATCCGCGATCTCACCGCCGCGGGGCTTCCCCTCGCCTCGGTGTTTCGCTGCAAGGTGTTCACGCTCGACAGTCGCCTGATCCTGTCCCGCATCGGCACCCTCTCGAGCACCGACCGGAAGGCAGCCGGCCGAGCGTTGCGCGCGGCGATCGTCCGGTAAGCAAGGTCCTCTCCCGCGCCGCCGCCCCGGGGCGCGCCGCCTACTCGGCGCCGCGACGCAGGAAGGTCGGGATCTCGAACTCGTCGCCCTCCTCGGGCGCCGGCGGCGACGGCGCGGCCGCTTGCCGGCCCTCGGACACCGGCGCGTCCTTCCGGCGACGCTGCCAGGTGGGCACGTCGAGCTCGTCGTCGGCGACCAGACCGTGGCGGCGGACGGGCCGCCCGCCCGCCTGCACGCCGCGCAGCTCCGACCCGTGACGTCCCATGCCCTTCTCGACGCGCTCGCCGAAGCCGGTGGCGATCACCGTGATGCGCATCTCGTCGCCCATCGACTCGTCGATGACCGCGCCGAAGATGATGTTGGCGTCGTCGTCCGCCTCCTCCTGGATGAGGGTGGCCGCCTCGTTCACCTCGTGCAGCGTGAGATCGGGGCCGCCCGTGATGTTGATGAGGACGCCCCGCGCCCCCTGGATCGACACGTCCTCGAGGAGCGGGCTCGAGATCGCCTTCTGGGCCGCCTCGACGGCGCGGTTCTCGCCCTGGGCGATCGCCGCCCCCATCATCGCCATGCCCATCTCCGACATGATCGTGCGCACGTCGGCGAAGTCGAGGTTGATGAGCCCGTGGACGGTGATCAGGTCCGAGATGCCCCGCACGGCCTGGAGGAGCACGTCGTCGGCCTTCTTGAAGGTCTCCAGGATCGAGGAGTTGCGGCCGGCGACCGACAGGAGGCGCTGGTTGGGGATGGCGATCAGCGTGTCGACGTTCGCCTTGAGCTCCCGCATGCCGTCCTCGGCCTGCTTCATGCGGCGCTTGCCCTCGAACGTGAACGGCTTGGTCACCACGCCGACGGTGAGCGAGCCGATCTCCTTGGCCACCCGGGCGATCACCGGCGCGGCGCCCGTGCCCGTCCCCCCACCCATGCCCGCCGTGATGAAGATCATGTCGGCGCCGCCGAGGTGCCCGCGGAGCCGTTCGACGTCCTCCTCCGCGGCATGCTTGCCGACCGCGGGGTTGCCGCCGGCGCCGAGGCCGCGGGTCAGCTGCTCGCCGAGCTGCACCTTCACCGGGGACAGGTTGGCGCGCAGCGCCTGCGCGTCGGTGTTGGCGGCGATGAAGTCGACGCCGGGCAGCCCGGCCGCGATCATCGTGTTCACCGCGTTGCCACCGCCCCCGCCGACGCCCACCACCTTGATCCGCGCCCCCTCGCCGGCATCGACGAACTCGATCATCGCCGCCCCTCCTCTTCGACCACCCCGCTCGGTGCCCGATGTTCCGGACGTCCGGCGGTTCAGCCGCGCGCGTGGCGTTAGAAGAACTCGCGCAGCCACTCGACCATCCGCTGCCGCACCACCCCGATCTGCCCGCGCACGCCGTCACCGCCGCGTGCCGCCGCCGGACCCTGTTGCCTCAGTCCGTGCAGCACGAGACCTACTGCGGTCGAATACATGGGACTCGCTACCGCGTCAACCAACCCGGTCAGATGAAGGGGCACGCCGAGACGCACCGGGAGGTGGAAGACCCGCTCCGCGAGCTCGGTGAGACCGGCGAGCGCCGCGCCGCCGCCGGTGAGCACGAGGCCCGAGGTGAGCAGCCCGTCGCAGCCCGCGCGCTCGATCTCGTGCTTGACGAGCAGGAGCATCTCCTCGGCGCGCGGCTCGATGACGTCGGCGAGCGCGCGGCGCGAGAGCAGATGCGGCTCGCGGCCGCCGACCCCCGCCACCTCGATCGTCTGCTCCACCGGCGCCGTCTGCACCAGCGCCGAGCCGTGGCGCTGCTTCAGACGCTCGGCCTCGCCGAACGGGGTGCGCAGCGCCGCGGCGAGGTCGTTGGTCACGTGGCCGCCGCCCACGGGCAGGACGGCCGTGTGGCGGATGGCGCCGGCGTGAACGACGCTCACCGACGTCGTGCCAGCACCCAGGTCGACGAGGGCCACGCCGAGCTCGCGCTCCTCGGGCGTCAGCACCGCCTCCGCCGCCGCCAGCGGTCCGCCGAGCACGTCGCGCACGTGGAGCCCCGCGCGGTTGCAGCACTTGACGACGTTCTGTCCCGAGCTGACCGCGCCGGTCACGATGTGGACGCGGGCCTCGAGGCGCACGCCCGCCATGCCGACCGGCTCCTTGATGCCGTCCTGATCGTCGACGATGAACTCCTGGGGCAGGACGTGGAGCACCTCGCGGTCCGCGGGCAGCGCGACCGCCCGCGCCGCGTCGATGACACGCTCGATGTCGCCCGGCGCCACCTCGCGGTTCTTCACGGCGACGACGCCGTGGCTGTTGAAGCCCTTCAGGTGGCTGCCGGCCGCGCCCGCGATGACGCTGCGGATCTCGCAGCCCGCCATGAGCTCGGCCTCGTCGACCGCCCGCCGGATCGACTCCACCGTGGCCTCGATGTTGACGACCACGCCTTTCTTGAGGCCGCGCGAGACGGCCGTGCCGATCCCCGTGATCTCGACGCCACCCTCGGCGAGCTCGGCGACGATGACGCCGATCTTGTAGGTGCCGACGTCGAGCCCCACGACCAACGGATTGCGCTTCCGCATGCGTGCCATTGGGCCCTCTCAGGTCCTGGTCGGGCGCCGGCCCGCCGCCTTCCCGGGACGCGTGCGGACGATCACCTCGCCGTCGAAGAGCAGGGAGACGCCCGCCATGGCGGCCTCGCGTCCGTTCCACGCCGCCAGCACGGGCGGCAACAACGCCAGGCGGGAGCCGAAGCCCGCCCAGCCGACCTCGATCGGCACCGTCGGCCGGACGGGCAGGAGGACGAGCCCGCGCACCCGGTCGACGTGGATCTCCGAGACCGTCCCGACCCCGCCCGGGGCATGGGCCGCGGCGTGCAGGAGCGCGAGCGCCCGGCGGATCGCGCGCGGCCCGAACGACTCG encodes:
- the ftsA gene encoding cell division protein FtsA; the encoded protein is MARMRKRNPLVVGLDVGTYKIGVIVAELAEGGVEITGIGTAVSRGLKKGVVVNIEATVESIRRAVDEAELMAGCEIRSVIAGAAGSHLKGFNSHGVVAVKNREVAPGDIERVIDAARAVALPADREVLHVLPQEFIVDDQDGIKEPVGMAGVRLEARVHIVTGAVSSGQNVVKCCNRAGLHVRDVLGGPLAAAEAVLTPEERELGVALVDLGAGTTSVSVVHAGAIRHTAVLPVGGGHVTNDLAAALRTPFGEAERLKQRHGSALVQTAPVEQTIEVAGVGGREPHLLSRRALADVIEPRAEEMLLLVKHEIERAGCDGLLTSGLVLTGGGAALAGLTELAERVFHLPVRLGVPLHLTGLVDAVASPMYSTAVGLVLHGLRQQGPAAARGGDGVRGQIGVVRQRMVEWLREFF